One segment of Methanobacteriaceae archaeon DNA contains the following:
- a CDS encoding universal stress protein has protein sequence MFDIIAVPVDGSDYGYQAADVAIEIAQKFNSKIAAVNVLEEFSFSSYDSEEDEGNSILSKITKKANSVGIEVTEHLITADPLRDMKFIVDQTRADLVVIHAHGSNNNRFVSFDESCVSDTQIGSVSERLLRTSDVPVLLIK, from the coding sequence ATGTTCGATATTATTGCAGTTCCTGTAGATGGTTCTGATTATGGATATCAAGCAGCAGATGTTGCTATTGAAATAGCTCAAAAGTTTAACTCTAAAATTGCAGCAGTTAATGTTCTTGAAGAGTTTTCTTTTAGTAGCTATGATTCTGAAGAAGATGAAGGCAATTCAATTTTATCAAAAATTACTAAAAAGGCTAATAGTGTTGGAATTGAAGTAACTGAACATTTAATCACTGCTGATCCTTTAAGAGATATGAAATTCATTGTTGATCAAACACGTGCTGATTTAGTTGTTATTCATGCACATGGTTCAAATAATAACAGATTTGTATCTTTTGATGAGAGTTGTGTTTCAGATACTCAAATAGGTTCAGTTTCAGAAAGACTCTTGAGAACCTCAGATGTACCTGTATTATTAATTAAGTAA